A window of the Proteus terrae subsp. cibarius genome harbors these coding sequences:
- a CDS encoding type II toxin-antitoxin system RelB/DinJ family antitoxin, with the protein MTTIQVRVDDELKKEAYQVFEKMNLSPSDAIRLFLRYVSENEKLPFSEVSVVVGELDEDEDILAVVRERLKKPSKRIRVNIDDL; encoded by the coding sequence ATGACAACGATACAAGTTAGAGTAGATGATGAGCTCAAAAAAGAAGCTTATCAAGTATTTGAAAAAATGAACCTGTCTCCTTCAGATGCCATAAGATTATTTCTACGTTATGTTTCTGAAAATGAAAAATTACCTTTCTCAGAAGTTTCTGTCGTTGTTGGGGAACTGGATGAAGATGAGGATATTTTAGCTGTTGTACGTGAACGTTTGAAAAAACCAAGTAAACGTATAAGAGTAAATATTGATGATCTTTAA
- the lexA gene encoding transcriptional repressor LexA gives MKALTARQQQVYDLVRDHISQTGMPPTRAEIASQLGFRSPNAAEEHLKALARKGVIEIVSGASRGIRLLMEEEPEGLPLIGRVAAGEPLLAQEHIESHYQVDPMLFKPSADFLLRVNGMSMKDIGIMDGDLLAVHKTQDVHNGQVIVARIEDEVTVKRFKKSGNKIELHAENPEFSPIIVDLREQSFTVEGLAVGVIRNGEWL, from the coding sequence ATGAAAGCATTAACTGCAAGGCAGCAGCAGGTTTACGATTTGGTTCGTGATCACATTTCGCAAACGGGTATGCCACCAACACGGGCTGAAATAGCTTCCCAACTTGGGTTTCGCTCACCAAATGCGGCAGAAGAGCACTTAAAAGCTCTTGCTCGTAAAGGCGTGATAGAAATTGTCTCTGGTGCATCCAGAGGTATCCGTTTGCTAATGGAAGAAGAGCCAGAAGGACTGCCATTAATTGGGCGAGTCGCTGCTGGTGAACCACTTTTAGCGCAAGAGCATATTGAAAGCCACTATCAAGTTGACCCAATGCTATTTAAACCAAGTGCAGATTTTTTATTGCGCGTTAATGGCATGTCAATGAAAGATATTGGTATTATGGATGGCGATTTACTTGCTGTGCATAAAACGCAAGATGTTCACAACGGGCAAGTTATTGTGGCTCGTATCGAAGATGAAGTGACAGTAAAGCGCTTTAAGAAAAGCGGTAATAAAATTGAACTTCATGCAGAAAACCCAGAATTTTCACCTATTATCGTCGATTTACGCGAACAAAGCTTTACTGTAGAAGGTTTAGCTGTAGGGGTTATTCGTAACGGCGAATGGCTGTAA
- a CDS encoding diacylglycerol kinase → MANQNKGLTRIIKAGGYSYKGIRAAWINEAAFRQEAIVTLVAIILSFFIDVSGLERILLIGSVVLVVILELVNSAIEAVVDRIGSEYHELSGRAKDMGSAAVLIAIILGLFTWVTILWGHFFA, encoded by the coding sequence ATGGCTAATCAAAATAAAGGTCTTACCCGAATCATCAAAGCTGGTGGCTATTCATACAAAGGCATTCGTGCTGCTTGGATTAATGAAGCCGCTTTTAGACAAGAAGCAATTGTGACCTTGGTTGCAATTATCCTTTCATTTTTCATCGATGTCAGTGGTCTAGAGCGCATTTTACTCATTGGTTCCGTTGTACTAGTTGTGATCTTGGAACTGGTAAATAGTGCAATAGAAGCCGTTGTCGATCGAATTGGATCTGAATATCACGAATTATCCGGACGTGCAAAAGATATGGGTTCTGCCGCCGTTCTGATAGCTATTATATTGGGATTATTTACTTGGGTAACCATTCTTTGGGGGCATTTCTTCGCATAA
- the plsB gene encoding glycerol-3-phosphate 1-O-acyltransferase PlsB — MSAWRKLYYNTLNLPLKLLVKSKRVPTDPIAELGLDTSRSFLYVLPYHSKADLLTLRQQCLSLGLPDPLQPIEIGGTKLPAYVFIDDGPRVFRYYSPDPRKDSVKTFHAYLDAHRNNPHLDIEMLPVSVMFGRSPGREGHNGVPHLRVLNGIQKFIAILWLGRDSFVRFSPTVSMREMANEHGTDTSIARKLARVARIHFSRQRLAAVGPKLPARQDLFNKLLSSKAIEKAIEDESKAKKISLDKARKNATDIMEEIAANFSYEAVRISDRVLSWTWNKLYQGINVYNAERVRKLAQDGHEIVYVPCHRSHMDYLLLSYVLYHQGLVPPHIAAGINLNFWPAGPIFRRLGAFFIRRTFKGNKLYSTIFREYLGELFTRGYSIEYFVEGGRSRTGRLLDPKTGTLSMTVQAMLRGETRPISVVPIYIGYEHVMEVATYAKELRGATKEKEGFMQMVRGLRKLRNLGQGYVNFGEPISVVQYLNQAVPQWRDDIDPIEPQRPSWLNPTVSTLADNIMVHINNAASINAINLVSTALLASRQRALTREQLLEQVDCYLQLLRNVPYSTDMIVSDKNAEALLEHALQSDKFQVEKDSLGDIVVLPRESAVLMTYYRNNTIHLMITPSLIASIVLHHEKIHRDDLMKQVELIFPLIKAELFIRYEKEELPEVINTLITELCRQRLICCDTDGLLRINPARIRPLQLLAASVRETLQRYGITLSLLNFAPEISRALLEKESRILAQRLSVLHGINAPEFFDKAVFSTLVSTLREEGYLNDNEDILKADASTLYQVIAKLMSPEIRLTIESVGVTEDNNSVQAIEEKSESKADD; from the coding sequence ATGTCAGCTTGGCGTAAACTATATTATAACACATTGAATTTACCACTAAAATTATTGGTAAAAAGCAAACGAGTTCCGACTGATCCTATCGCTGAATTAGGGTTAGATACGTCGCGATCTTTCCTTTATGTTCTGCCTTATCATTCAAAGGCGGACTTACTGACATTACGACAGCAGTGTCTCTCTTTAGGATTGCCTGATCCGCTACAACCTATTGAGATCGGTGGAACTAAGCTTCCTGCGTATGTCTTTATTGATGACGGCCCAAGAGTATTCCGTTACTACTCGCCCGATCCTCGTAAAGATTCCGTGAAGACATTCCACGCTTATCTGGATGCACATCGTAATAACCCACATCTTGATATCGAGATGTTGCCTGTTTCCGTGATGTTTGGGCGCTCTCCTGGTCGTGAAGGCCATAATGGCGTTCCACATTTACGTGTGCTTAACGGTATCCAAAAATTTATCGCTATCCTCTGGCTAGGTCGTGATAGCTTTGTTCGTTTTTCCCCCACGGTTTCAATGCGTGAAATGGCGAACGAACACGGTACTGACACCAGTATAGCCCGAAAACTCGCGCGTGTTGCACGTATCCACTTTTCACGTCAGCGTTTAGCGGCTGTTGGTCCGAAATTGCCAGCACGCCAAGATCTCTTCAATAAATTACTTTCCTCGAAAGCCATTGAAAAAGCGATTGAAGATGAATCAAAAGCGAAGAAAATTTCGCTCGATAAAGCGCGTAAAAATGCCACAGATATCATGGAAGAAATTGCAGCTAATTTCTCATATGAAGCGGTGCGTATTAGTGATCGTGTATTAAGTTGGACATGGAATAAGCTCTACCAAGGTATTAACGTTTATAATGCCGAGCGAGTACGTAAACTCGCACAAGATGGGCATGAAATCGTTTATGTTCCTTGTCACCGTAGCCACATGGACTACTTACTACTTTCTTATGTGCTTTATCACCAAGGCTTAGTACCACCTCATATTGCGGCAGGTATTAACCTCAATTTCTGGCCAGCAGGGCCTATTTTCCGTCGTTTAGGGGCTTTCTTTATCCGAAGAACCTTTAAAGGTAACAAGCTTTACTCCACCATTTTCCGCGAATATTTAGGTGAGCTATTTACACGCGGTTACTCGATTGAATATTTCGTTGAAGGTGGACGTTCTCGTACAGGTCGATTGTTAGATCCTAAAACAGGGACACTCTCAATGACAGTACAAGCCATGTTACGCGGTGAAACACGCCCTATCTCAGTTGTTCCAATTTACATTGGATATGAACACGTTATGGAAGTGGCAACCTATGCCAAAGAGTTACGTGGCGCAACAAAAGAGAAAGAAGGCTTTATGCAGATGGTCCGGGGATTACGTAAATTACGTAACCTTGGTCAAGGCTATGTGAACTTTGGTGAGCCGATTTCTGTTGTCCAATACTTAAACCAGGCTGTTCCACAATGGCGTGATGATATTGACCCAATTGAACCACAACGCCCAAGTTGGTTAAACCCAACAGTAAGCACACTGGCAGACAACATCATGGTTCATATCAATAATGCGGCGTCTATTAATGCAATCAACCTTGTTTCAACAGCCTTGTTGGCATCACGTCAACGTGCTCTCACTAGAGAACAGCTGTTAGAGCAAGTAGATTGTTATCTGCAATTATTACGCAATGTGCCTTATTCGACAGACATGATTGTATCTGATAAAAATGCTGAAGCCTTATTAGAACACGCGTTGCAATCAGATAAATTCCAAGTCGAAAAAGATAGTCTAGGCGATATTGTGGTGCTCCCCCGTGAAAGTGCGGTATTAATGACTTACTACCGCAACAACACAATCCACTTAATGATCACTCCATCATTAATTGCCAGCATCGTCTTACATCATGAAAAAATTCATCGTGATGATTTAATGAAACAAGTTGAGCTAATTTTCCCTCTTATTAAAGCGGAACTATTTATTCGTTATGAGAAAGAAGAGCTCCCTGAAGTCATTAATACTTTGATTACAGAACTGTGCCGTCAGCGCCTGATTTGTTGTGATACTGATGGCTTACTGCGCATTAATCCGGCGCGTATTCGTCCATTACAACTTTTAGCCGCCAGCGTCAGAGAAACACTGCAACGCTATGGGATTACGCTTTCCTTACTCAATTTTGCTCCTGAAATTAGCCGTGCATTATTGGAAAAAGAGAGCCGTATCTTGGCACAACGTCTTTCTGTCTTACATGGTATCAACGCACCTGAATTCTTTGATAAAGCGGTATTCTCTACCTTAGTTTCAACGCTACGTGAAGAAGGCTATCTCAATGATAATGAAGATATCCTAAAAGCAGATGCATCAACCCTCTACCAAGTGATTGCAAAATTAATGTCACCAGAAATTCGCTTAACCATTGAAAGCGTCGGTGTCACTGAAGATAATAATTCAGTACAAGCTATTGAAGAAAAAAGTGAGTCTAAAGCTGATGATTAA
- the ubiA gene encoding 4-hydroxybenzoate octaprenyltransferase, translating into MTQSKWQAYSRLMRIDKPIGALLLLWPTYWALWIAAKGFPDWHILIVFTIGVFSMRAAGCVINDFADRKIDGSVERTKNRPLPSGAVTEKESKILFIVLVLLSFALVLTLNTMTIWLSVAGLALAWFYPFVKRFSNLPQLILGMAFGWSIPMGFAAVSESLPLVCWLLFLVNIVWSVIYDTQYAMVDRNDDIKIGVKSTAILFGRYDKIIIGILQLVMLALLVGIGILLNLKGIYYWSLLLATALFIYQQKLIAERERAPCFQAFMNNNYVGFVLFAGILFSYF; encoded by the coding sequence ATGACGCAAAGTAAATGGCAAGCATATAGCCGTTTAATGCGTATAGATAAACCTATCGGAGCGCTATTATTACTTTGGCCAACTTATTGGGCTTTATGGATTGCTGCTAAAGGCTTTCCTGATTGGCATATTCTGATTGTCTTTACTATTGGCGTGTTTTCTATGCGTGCCGCTGGGTGTGTAATAAACGACTTTGCTGACCGAAAAATTGATGGCAGTGTTGAACGAACTAAAAATCGACCATTACCTAGTGGGGCTGTGACAGAAAAAGAGAGCAAAATTTTATTTATCGTATTGGTGCTCTTGTCCTTTGCATTAGTCCTAACACTTAATACTATGACTATTTGGCTCTCTGTTGCAGGGCTTGCGCTGGCATGGTTTTATCCTTTCGTTAAACGGTTTAGTAATCTACCTCAGCTTATTTTAGGTATGGCTTTTGGCTGGTCAATCCCAATGGGATTTGCTGCCGTTTCTGAAAGCTTGCCGTTAGTGTGTTGGCTATTATTCCTTGTCAATATTGTCTGGTCAGTGATTTACGATACCCAATATGCGATGGTTGATCGTAATGATGATATAAAAATAGGGGTTAAATCTACCGCTATTTTATTTGGTCGTTATGACAAAATTATTATCGGTATTTTACAACTGGTGATGTTAGCACTATTAGTGGGTATTGGTATTTTGTTAAATTTGAAAGGTATCTATTACTGGTCGCTATTGTTAGCAACGGCGCTGTTTATTTATCAACAGAAGTTGATTGCAGAGCGTGAAAGAGCGCCGTGTTTCCAAGCTTTTATGAATAATAACTATGTTGGCTTTGTTTTATTTGCGGGTATTTTATTTAGTTACTTTTAA
- the ubiC gene encoding chorismate lyase: MFKKSIITPAPIHWLPSEEHATIQESTLSWLMELGSMTRRFEQYCQKVTVMPYQEGFIDVIESTDECACLPKSQRYWLREVVLCGDDTPWLLGRTLVPEETLTGEDRKLVNLRTVPLGRYLFQETTLSRDFIHIGQQNGYWLRRSRFQLSDKPLLLTEMFLPASPVYKK, from the coding sequence ATGTTCAAAAAATCAATAATTACCCCTGCACCTATTCATTGGCTACCCAGTGAGGAACATGCAACTATTCAAGAAAGTACATTAAGTTGGTTAATGGAATTAGGCTCAATGACACGGCGATTTGAACAATATTGCCAGAAAGTTACTGTAATGCCTTATCAAGAAGGATTTATTGACGTTATTGAATCAACTGATGAATGCGCGTGTTTACCCAAAAGTCAGCGTTATTGGTTAAGAGAAGTGGTATTGTGTGGTGACGATACTCCTTGGTTATTAGGGCGGACGTTAGTACCAGAAGAGACATTGACAGGCGAAGATAGAAAACTGGTCAATCTAAGAACCGTTCCACTTGGGCGTTATCTGTTTCAGGAAACAACCTTAAGTCGCGATTTTATTCATATCGGGCAACAAAATGGGTATTGGCTACGCCGTTCTCGTTTCCAGCTTTCAGATAAACCTTTATTATTAACCGAGATGTTTCTACCGGCATCACCAGTGTATAAGAAGTAA
- the pgi gene encoding glucose-6-phosphate isomerase: MKNVNPTQTLAWKALENHFSVIKDTEMKTLFSQEPSRFEQFSKTFSDQILVDFSKNRITKETLEKLQALAKECDVEGAINSMFMGEKINRTEDRAVLHTALRNRSNAPVIVDGKDVMPEVNAVLNKMKKFSERIISGEWKGYTGKAITDVVNIGIGGSDLGPYMVTEALRPYKNHLTMHFVSNVDGTHIAETLKKCDPETTLFLIASKTFTTQETMTNAHSARDWFLASAKESAFVAKHFVALSTNSTEVAKFGIDTANMFEFWDWVGGRYSLWSAIGLSIALSVGYDNFEQLLEGAHAMDNHFRTTDAENNIPMILALIGIWYNNFFGTETEAILPYDQYMHRFAAYFQQGNMESNGKYIDRDGNKVNYQTGPIIWGEPGTNGQHAFYQLIHQGTKIIPCDFIAPAVSHNPLSDHHAKLMSNFFAQTEALAFGKTREQVDAEFAAAGKDPKTMDYVAPFKVFEGNRPTNSILLKEITPYSLGALIAMYEHKIFVQGVIFNIFTFDQWGVELGKQLANRILPELKGKESVNSHDSSTNNLINRYKAWR; encoded by the coding sequence ATGAAAAATGTAAACCCAACCCAAACCTTAGCCTGGAAGGCATTAGAAAACCATTTTTCGGTTATCAAAGATACCGAGATGAAAACACTGTTTTCTCAGGAACCATCACGCTTTGAGCAATTTTCAAAGACGTTTTCAGACCAAATTCTAGTGGATTTTTCAAAAAACCGTATTACGAAAGAAACATTAGAGAAATTGCAGGCTTTGGCTAAGGAATGTGATGTTGAAGGTGCGATAAATAGCATGTTTATGGGTGAAAAAATCAACCGTACTGAAGATCGTGCTGTATTACATACCGCATTACGTAATCGTAGCAATGCTCCCGTTATTGTTGATGGCAAGGATGTCATGCCAGAAGTTAACGCTGTGCTGAATAAAATGAAGAAATTCAGTGAGCGTATTATTAGTGGTGAGTGGAAAGGTTATACAGGTAAGGCGATTACTGATGTTGTAAATATTGGTATTGGTGGTTCTGATCTTGGCCCTTATATGGTGACAGAAGCATTACGCCCGTATAAAAATCATCTTACTATGCATTTTGTTTCTAATGTCGATGGTACGCATATCGCAGAAACGCTGAAAAAATGTGATCCTGAAACAACGTTATTCCTCATCGCATCAAAAACATTTACCACACAAGAAACCATGACAAATGCGCATTCAGCAAGAGATTGGTTCTTAGCTTCTGCGAAAGAGAGTGCTTTTGTTGCTAAACACTTTGTGGCGTTATCGACTAACAGCACCGAAGTGGCAAAATTTGGTATTGATACCGCCAATATGTTTGAGTTCTGGGATTGGGTTGGTGGCCGTTATTCATTATGGTCAGCAATTGGCTTATCTATCGCATTATCTGTTGGTTATGACAACTTTGAGCAATTGCTGGAAGGTGCTCATGCTATGGATAACCACTTTAGAACAACAGATGCTGAAAATAACATCCCAATGATCCTCGCTCTGATTGGCATTTGGTATAACAATTTTTTTGGCACAGAAACTGAAGCGATTCTGCCATACGATCAATACATGCATCGTTTCGCTGCTTACTTCCAACAAGGCAATATGGAATCTAATGGTAAGTATATTGATCGTGATGGAAACAAAGTGAATTATCAAACGGGTCCTATCATTTGGGGAGAGCCGGGTACAAACGGTCAACATGCGTTTTACCAACTGATCCACCAAGGAACCAAAATCATCCCTTGTGACTTTATTGCTCCAGCAGTTAGCCATAATCCATTATCAGATCATCATGCAAAACTGATGTCTAACTTCTTTGCTCAAACAGAAGCACTTGCTTTTGGTAAAACCCGTGAGCAAGTTGATGCTGAATTTGCCGCAGCAGGAAAAGATCCTAAAACCATGGATTATGTTGCACCTTTCAAAGTGTTCGAAGGTAATCGTCCAACTAACTCTATTCTGCTAAAAGAAATTACGCCTTATTCATTAGGTGCATTGATTGCAATGTATGAACATAAGATCTTTGTACAAGGTGTTATTTTCAATATATTCACGTTTGACCAATGGGGTGTTGAATTAGGTAAACAGCTGGCTAACCGTATTCTTCCTGAATTGAAAGGTAAGGAAAGTGTTAACAGCCATGATAGCTCAACAAATAATCTGATCAATCGTTATAAAGCATGGCGTTAA